In the Phaseolus vulgaris cultivar G19833 chromosome 7, P. vulgaris v2.0, whole genome shotgun sequence genome, one interval contains:
- the LOC137829536 gene encoding phosphatidate phosphatase PAH1-like, translating to MNVVGKVGSLISQGVYSVATPFHPFGGAIDVIVVQQQDGTFRSTPWYVRFGKFQGVLKGAEKYVKINVNGVEANFHMCLDNSGEAYFLKEVDDDKVIDSIEVVQDSIEKKNGCLSNGHRLDHSISDSGVLKLKDGSDSPVRRVPQIQRAESDVDRRFYEFSDDGSSFEESVELSEYDSNSYGSLEGDNFAESQGAHPEMVLVSVDGHILMAPISETEQTEESVQLKTPQFHTGPNEETDLCEGNGEFGANAWAADYISQLDSQTTDVHPSCCNINGDDKTFKLSHEVCQREEVHISQTQESLEIKNPEDRVKTDSVVVASGIKRENVFKSCLELQDFGQQAGNAADLQDTGSSFEIRYSAEESNASCFVVNENEQERIVQPKNGDDLSPPSSSIFSNGNGYPKSELEIQEVEKNASGEVETDPGYRSVTTETEQNNERVVKSVSNNEVDESQQTPAPKAVRPTCEVVEPQIETSNKGDQSHLGLGFEISLCGHELKLGMGSVAAAEVFGAYRISAVDFTSSAPSIIKNPNLVIKFQERYMTWEKASPLVLGMAVYGLDLPVEPKDTIPVEQDHGLKSRDNDLGSSPAGRRWRLWPIPFRKVKTFDHTNGNASNEEVFLDSESGSFADQTPTSSTQGSPRIQFLRTNVPTNDQIASLNLKDGQNLVTFSFSTRVLGTQQVDAHIYLWKWNARIVISDVDGTITKSDVLGQFMPLVGRDWTQSGVARLFCAIKENGYQLLFLSARAIVQAYLTRNFLFNLKQDGKTLPNGPVVISPDGLFPSLYREVIRRAPHEFKIACLEDIKKLFPSDYNPFYAGFGNRDTDELSYRKIGIPKGKIFIINPKGEVAISHRIGAKSYTSLHTLVNDMFPPTSLVEQEDYNSWNYWKTPLPDLD from the exons atgaatgtgGTAGGAAAAGTTGGAAGCTTGATATCTCAAGGTGTGTACTCAGTTGCAACCCCTTTTCACCCCTTTGGTGGGGCTATTGATGTGATTGTTGTTCAGCAACAAGATGGGACATTTCGGAGTACGCCTTGGTATGTTCGGTTTGGTAAATTTCAGGGTGTTCTCAAAGGTGCAGAAAAGTATGTTAAGATAAATGTTAATGGTGTTGAGGCCAATTTTCATATGTGTCTTGACAACTCAGGGGAGGCTTATTTCTTGAAGGAGGTGGATGATGATAAAGTGATTGATTCAATTGAGGTTGTTCAAGATTCCATTGAAAAGAAGAATGGCTGTTTAAGTAATGGTCATAGACTTGATCATAGCATCTCGGATTCTGGGGTTCTGAAGTTGAAAGATGGGAGTGATTCCCCAGTTAGGCGTGTGCCTCAAATTCAAAGGGCAGAATCTGATGTTGATAGGAGATTTTATGAATTTTCAGATGATGGATCTTCTTTTGAAGAGTCAGTTGAGTTGTCAGAATACGACTCTAATTCATATGGGAGCCTAGAGGGAGACAATTTTGCAGAGTCACAGGGTGCACATCCAGAGATGGTCTTGGTGAGTGTTGATGGTCATATATTAATGGCCCCTATCTCAGAAACAGAGCAAACTGAGGAGTCTGTGCAGTTAAAAACTCCTCAATTTCATACGGGACCAAATGAAGAGACTGACTTATGTGAAGGCAATGGAGAGTTTGGAGCAAATGCTTGGGCTGCTGATTATATTAGTCAGCTGGATTCTCAAACAACTGATGTCCATCCTAGTTGTTGTAACATTAATGGTGATGATAAAACTTTTAAGCTCTCACACGAAGTTTGTCAAAGAGAGGAGGTACATATTAGTCAAACACAGGAATCCTTAGAGATTAAAAATCCAGAAGATCGTGTGAAAACTGATTCAGTAGTGGTTGCATCAGGTATCAAGAGGGAGAATGTTTTCAAAAGCTGTTTGGAGCTACAAGATTTCGGTCAGCAGGCTGGAAATGCTGCTGATTTACAAGATACAGGTTCTTCATTCGAGATTCGATATTCAGCAGAGGAATCTAATGCAAGTTGTTTTGTAGTTAATGAAAATGAACAAGAGAGGATTGTGCAACCTAAAAACGGTGATGATTTATCACCTCCTAGTTCTTCTATTTTTTCTAATGGCAATGGATATCCAAAATCAGAATTGGAAATTCAAGAGGTTGAGAAAAATGCATCCGGAGAAGTTGAAACTGATCCTGGCTATCGTTCAGTTACTACTGAAACAGAACAGAATAATGAACGTGTTGTCAAGTCAGTATCAAATAATGAGGTAGATGAGAGTCAACAAACCCCTGCACCCAAAGCTGTTAGGCCTACATGTGAGGTAGTGGAACCCCAAATAGAAACTTCAAATAAAGGGGATCAAAGCCACTTGGGTTTGG GATTTGAGATTTCACTTTGTGGTCATGAACTTAAGCTGGGCATGGGTTCAGTAGCTGCTGCAGAAGTGTTTGGAGCGTATCGCATTTCTGCAGTTGACTTCACAAGTTCTGCTccatcaataattaaaaatccAAATCTTGTTATCAAGTTTCAAGAGAGATACATGACGTGGGAAAAGGCTTCTCCTCTTGTTCTTGGAATGGCTGTTTATGGTTTAGATTTACCTGTTGAGCCCAAAGATACGATTCCTGTGGAACAGGATCATGGGTTGAAGTCTAGGGATAATGATCTAGGATCATCTCCTGCTGGGCGCAGATGGAGACTTTGGCCTATTCCTTTTCGAAAGGTCAAAACATTTGATCATACTAATGGCAATGCATCAAATGAGGAAGTGTTTCTTGATTCTGAGTCTGGATCTTTTGCAGACCAAACTCCAACATCCAGCACCCAGGGGTCTCCTCGTATTCAATTTCTAAGAACAAATGTTCCCACTAATGACCAGATAGCTTCCTTAAATCTAAAAGATGGTCAAAATTTGGTAACATTCAGTTTCTCTACAAGGGTTCTCGGTACACAACAG GTTGATGCTCATATTTATTTATGGAAGTGGAACGCAAGAATTGTTATTTCAGACGTTGATGGAACTATTACCAA gtctgaTGTTTTGGGGCAGTTCATGCCTTTAGTTGGCAGAGATTGGACGCAATCTGGAGTGGCCAGGCTTTTCTGTGCCATTAAg GAAAATGGATACCAGCTACTTTTTCTGAGTGCCCGTGCAATTGTCCAGGCATATCTAACTAGAAACTTCTTGTTTAACCTGAAACAG GATGGAAAAACCTTACCAAATGGACCTGTTGTTATCTCACCTGATGGATTATTTCCCTCACTTTACCGAGAAG TGATACGAAGGGCACCACATGAATTCAAGATTGCTTGTTTAGAG GATATCAAAAAACTTTTCCCTTCTGACTATAATCCATTCTACGCGGGATTTGGAAATAGAGATACAGATGAACTTAGTTACAGAAAGATTGGGATCCCGAAGggcaaaatatttattattaaccCTAAG GGTGAGGTAGCTATTAGTCACCGAATTGGTGCAAAGTCGTATACATCATTACATACCCTTGTGAATGACATGTTTCCACCAACTTCTTTGGTCGAGCAG GAGGACTACAACTCATGGAACTATTGGAAAACGCCATTGCCAGATTTAGATTAG